One Branchiostoma lanceolatum isolate klBraLanc5 chromosome 18, klBraLanc5.hap2, whole genome shotgun sequence DNA window includes the following coding sequences:
- the LOC136424736 gene encoding circularly permutated Ras protein 1-like isoform X1: MQFGSEFVYLRDHSEESEESVDEAEEARAFSKRRHSGRDDGKTCMLDILDTAGQEEFSAMRDQYMRTGNAFILIFDVTSRGSLDQAGSIYEWLLRIKGADHVPAVLCGNKVDLSAAREVTTEEGRQVAQQHGLSYLETSAKTGQNVEEAFHDVIRQTPRDGKNYKLAMLGAGGVGKSSLCVRFVQGDFVEDYDPTIEDSYRKLITVDGIPQDKLQKKDGKGKKKKKAVGMSSSTPAVRAKTKSKKKTSSSGALGLFGRLLGRSADKNSSDSSDEEQQQEQTMGNEHSDSSDSSNSEEEEQQQLANSLADPESGAVNRQKKIVKRKKADGNVVLLSLSCLEDETTVMPRAPPSCAECNAVLSHLSKIINGEDGQPGGWHCHFCNTRNDGIEEKDIPTEGTAEYVLAPADTCTNDLSGAGSGASPETQGVVVLCVDVSGSMGVTTKVPQLQAEWKAMRDKKAGKEYVTRLECMTAAIARHLERLELDTPNRQVAIVTFQSHVQLFGDGRYPPTDVTGDTLNSYDSLISTGRDLAEKFELQPIKDSLGTLKEKVSQLSAGGTTALGPALAVCAGVVADKPRSEIILCTDGAANVGVGDVRKDPGFYKKIGDFARSHKIVISIIGIEGENVALEQVSAAAATSGGTVNILHPLELVRQIRQIAQNNLVATDVRVTLMVHPALVVERNDQERNDGEVSHRIEVDVGNATKSTDMTFTIRQRASNIDPNMAAFPAQAQINFTRKDGARCLRIITMETKATQNREEMEKNLNVAVTGLAAVQRTSALAEGGKNDHAKTHLQNVERLLARGSVGTSQKEEHFIFLEENRELAKELSEQRRGPQTGASADQRFKNLYKKKHASVEQFLGGKKKGKAVKGRITDKKLNQQYYDYEYQPEEEE; this comes from the exons ATGCAGTTCGGAAGCGAGTTCGTGTATCTTCGGGATCACTCGGAAGAGAGCGAAGAGTCGGTGGACGAGGCCGAAGAGGCCCGAGCGTTCTCAAAGCGTCGTCATAGCGGTCGGGATGACGGGAAG ACATGTATGTTGGACATCTTGGACACGGCTGGACAAGAGGAGTTTTCCGCCATGAGAGACCAG TACATGCGGACTGGGAACGCCTTTATCCTGATATTTGACGTGACGTCACGGGGAAGCCTGGATCAGGCTGGGTCAATCTACGAGTGGCTCCTGAGGATCAAGGGTGCAGATCACGTGCCGGCG GTGCTGTGTGGGAATAAGGTCGACTTGTCTGCTGCCCGTGAAGTCACTACCGAGGAGGGTCGCCAGGTGGCGCAGCAGCACGGCTTGTCGTATCTCGAGACGTCCGCCAAGACGGGACAGAACGTGGAGGAAGCGTTTCACGATGTTATCCGGCAGACCCCGAGGGACGGGAAGAACTACAAG CTTGCCATGCTTGGCGCAGGGGGTGTCGGGAAGTCCAGCCTGTGCGTGCGCTTTGTGCAGGGAGACTTTGTTGAAGACTACGACCCAACTATCGAGGACTCCTACCGCAAGTTGATCACAGTGGACGGCATTCCCCAGGACAAGCTACAGAAGAAAGATGGCaagggaaaaaaaaagaaaaaag CTGTAGGAATGTCAAGTTCAACACCAGCTGTAAGGGCCAAGACGAAGAGTAAGAAGAAGACGTCCTCCTCCGGTGCTCTGGGGCTGTTCGGGCGTCTGCTGGGGCGGAGTGCTGACAAGAACAGCAGCGACAGCAGCGACGAGGAACAGCAACAGGAGCAGACCATGGGCAATGAGCACAGTGACAGCAGTGACAGCAGCAACAGCGAGGAGGAGGAACAGCAGCAACTGGCAAACAGCCTAGCAGATCCAGAGAGTGGAGCCGTCAACCGACAGAAGAAGATCGTGAAACGCAAGAAG GCCGACGGGAATGTGGTATTGTTGAGCCTCAGCTGTCTGGAGGACGAGACTACTGTTATGCCAAGAGCGCCACCTAGCTGTGCTGAGTGTAACGCAGTCTTGTCGCACCTGTCAAAAATCATAAACGGAGAAGACGGACAGCCCGGCGGATGGCACTG TCACTTTTGCAACACGAGAAATGATGGAATCGAGGAGAAAGAC attcCGACGGAGGGGACGGCAGAATACGTCCTGGCCCCGGCTGACACCTGTACGAACGACCTGAGCGGGGCCGGGTCGGGTGCGAGCCCGGAGACTCAGGGCGTGGTGGTGCTGTGTGTGGACGTCAGCGGGTCCATGGGGGTCACCACGAAGGTGCCGCAACTACAGG CCGAGTGGAAGGCCATGAGGGATAAGAAGGCGGGGAAGGAGTACGTGACCCGGCTGGAGTGTATGACAGCGGCCATCGCCAG GCACTTGGAAAGGTTGGAGCTGGACACCCCCAACAGGCAGGTTGCCATAGTAACCTTCCAAAGCCATGTCCAGCTGTTTGGAGACGGGCGCTATCCACCAACTGACGTCACCGGAGACACACTGAACAGCTATGACAGCCTCATCAGCACAGGACGAGACCTAGCGGAGAAGTTTGAACTGCAGCCGATCAAAGATTCGCTGGG CACACTTAAAGAGAAGGTGTCCCAGCTGAGTGCAGGCGGCACGACGGCTCTGGGGCCGGCCCTGGCCGTGTGTGCGGGGGTCGTGGCCGACAAGCCGCGGTCCGAGATCATTCTCTGCACGGACGGCGCCGCAAACGTCGGAGTCGGGGACGTCAGGAAGGATCCTGGTTTCTACAAGAAG ATTGGAGACTTCGCCAGAAGTCACAAGATTGTCATCTCCATCATCGGCATCGAGGGCGAGAACGTCGCGCTGGAACAGGTCAGCGCGGCAGCAGCGACCTCTGGCGGAACGGTGAACATCCTGCACCCCCTGGAGCTGGTGCGTCAGATCAGGCAGATCGCACAAAACAACCTGGTGGCCACGGACGTGCGCGTCACACTCATGGTGCACCCCGCACTAGTGGTGGAGCGGAACGACCAGGAAAGGAACGATGGCGAG GTGTCTCATCGGATTGAAGTGGACGTAGGGAACGCCACCAAGTCAACTGACATGACCTTCACCATCCGCCAGAGGGCGTCCAATATTGAcccaaacatggcggccttccCAGCGCAGGCGCAGATTAACTTTACTCGTAAAGATGGTGCCAGGTGTCTAAGGATCATCACCATGGAAACAAAGGCAACCCAAAACAGAGAAGAGATGGAAAAG AATCTGAACGTCGCAGTGACCGGTCTTGCTGCTGTCCAGAGAACATCCGCTCTTGCCGAGGGAGGCAAAAACGACCACGCCAAGACACACCT TCAAAACGTGGAGCGCCTCCTTGCGAGAGGAAGTGTTGGTACAAGTCAGAAGGAGGAGCACTTCATCTTTCTTGAAGAAAACAGAGAACTGGCGAAGGAGCTGAGCGAGCAGCGAAGG GGGCCCCAGACTGGTGCGAGCGCTGATCAGAGATTTAAGAACCTTTACAAGAAGAAACACGCGAGTGTGGAACAGTTTCTGGGCGGGAAAAAGAAAGGCAAGGCCGTGAAGGGCCGTATTACCGACAAGAAACTCAACCAGCAGTACTATGATTACGAGTACCAACCGGAGGAAGAGGAGTAA
- the LOC136424736 gene encoding circularly permutated Ras protein 1-like isoform X2, whose protein sequence is MQFGSEFVYLRDHSEESEESVDEAEEARAFSKRRHSGRDDGKTCMLDILDTAGQEEFSAMRDQYMRTGNAFILIFDVTSRGSLDQAGSIYEWLLRIKGADHVPAVLCGNKVDLSAAREVTTEEGRQVAQQHGLSYLETSAKTGQNVEEAFHDVIRQTPRDGKNYKLAMLGAGGVGKSSLCVRFVQGDFVEDYDPTIEDSYRKLITVDGIPQDKLQKKDGKGKKKKKAVGMSSSTPAVRAKTKSKKKTSSSGALGLFGRLLGRSADKNSSDSSDEEQQQEQTMGNEHSDSSDSSNSEEEEQQQLANSLADPESGAVNRQKKIVKRKKADGNVVLLSLSCLEDETTVMPRAPPSCAECNAVLSHLSKIINGEDGQPGGWHCHFCNTRNDGIEEKDIPTEGTAEYVLAPADTCTNDLSGAGSGASPETQGVVVLCVDVSGSMGVTTKVPQLQAEWKAMRDKKAGKEYVTRLECMTAAIARHLERLELDTPNRQVAIVTFQSHVQLFGDGRYPPTDVTGDTLNSYDSLISTGRDLAEKFELQPIKDSLGTLKEKVSQLSAGGTTALGPALAVCAGVVADKPRSEIILCTDGAANVGVGDVRKDPGFYKKIGDFARSHKIVISIIGIEGENVALEQVSAAAATSGGTVNILHPLELVRQIRQIAQNNLVATDVRVTLMVHPALVVERNDQERNDGEVSHRIEVDVGNATKSTDMTFTIRQRASNIDPNMAAFPAQAQINFTRKDGARCLRIITMETKATQNREEMEKNLNVAVTGLAAVQRTSALAEGGKNDHAKTHLLLPWSRMATNSREWAQSAPGSEKYARRRVAQANGQISR, encoded by the exons ATGCAGTTCGGAAGCGAGTTCGTGTATCTTCGGGATCACTCGGAAGAGAGCGAAGAGTCGGTGGACGAGGCCGAAGAGGCCCGAGCGTTCTCAAAGCGTCGTCATAGCGGTCGGGATGACGGGAAG ACATGTATGTTGGACATCTTGGACACGGCTGGACAAGAGGAGTTTTCCGCCATGAGAGACCAG TACATGCGGACTGGGAACGCCTTTATCCTGATATTTGACGTGACGTCACGGGGAAGCCTGGATCAGGCTGGGTCAATCTACGAGTGGCTCCTGAGGATCAAGGGTGCAGATCACGTGCCGGCG GTGCTGTGTGGGAATAAGGTCGACTTGTCTGCTGCCCGTGAAGTCACTACCGAGGAGGGTCGCCAGGTGGCGCAGCAGCACGGCTTGTCGTATCTCGAGACGTCCGCCAAGACGGGACAGAACGTGGAGGAAGCGTTTCACGATGTTATCCGGCAGACCCCGAGGGACGGGAAGAACTACAAG CTTGCCATGCTTGGCGCAGGGGGTGTCGGGAAGTCCAGCCTGTGCGTGCGCTTTGTGCAGGGAGACTTTGTTGAAGACTACGACCCAACTATCGAGGACTCCTACCGCAAGTTGATCACAGTGGACGGCATTCCCCAGGACAAGCTACAGAAGAAAGATGGCaagggaaaaaaaaagaaaaaag CTGTAGGAATGTCAAGTTCAACACCAGCTGTAAGGGCCAAGACGAAGAGTAAGAAGAAGACGTCCTCCTCCGGTGCTCTGGGGCTGTTCGGGCGTCTGCTGGGGCGGAGTGCTGACAAGAACAGCAGCGACAGCAGCGACGAGGAACAGCAACAGGAGCAGACCATGGGCAATGAGCACAGTGACAGCAGTGACAGCAGCAACAGCGAGGAGGAGGAACAGCAGCAACTGGCAAACAGCCTAGCAGATCCAGAGAGTGGAGCCGTCAACCGACAGAAGAAGATCGTGAAACGCAAGAAG GCCGACGGGAATGTGGTATTGTTGAGCCTCAGCTGTCTGGAGGACGAGACTACTGTTATGCCAAGAGCGCCACCTAGCTGTGCTGAGTGTAACGCAGTCTTGTCGCACCTGTCAAAAATCATAAACGGAGAAGACGGACAGCCCGGCGGATGGCACTG TCACTTTTGCAACACGAGAAATGATGGAATCGAGGAGAAAGAC attcCGACGGAGGGGACGGCAGAATACGTCCTGGCCCCGGCTGACACCTGTACGAACGACCTGAGCGGGGCCGGGTCGGGTGCGAGCCCGGAGACTCAGGGCGTGGTGGTGCTGTGTGTGGACGTCAGCGGGTCCATGGGGGTCACCACGAAGGTGCCGCAACTACAGG CCGAGTGGAAGGCCATGAGGGATAAGAAGGCGGGGAAGGAGTACGTGACCCGGCTGGAGTGTATGACAGCGGCCATCGCCAG GCACTTGGAAAGGTTGGAGCTGGACACCCCCAACAGGCAGGTTGCCATAGTAACCTTCCAAAGCCATGTCCAGCTGTTTGGAGACGGGCGCTATCCACCAACTGACGTCACCGGAGACACACTGAACAGCTATGACAGCCTCATCAGCACAGGACGAGACCTAGCGGAGAAGTTTGAACTGCAGCCGATCAAAGATTCGCTGGG CACACTTAAAGAGAAGGTGTCCCAGCTGAGTGCAGGCGGCACGACGGCTCTGGGGCCGGCCCTGGCCGTGTGTGCGGGGGTCGTGGCCGACAAGCCGCGGTCCGAGATCATTCTCTGCACGGACGGCGCCGCAAACGTCGGAGTCGGGGACGTCAGGAAGGATCCTGGTTTCTACAAGAAG ATTGGAGACTTCGCCAGAAGTCACAAGATTGTCATCTCCATCATCGGCATCGAGGGCGAGAACGTCGCGCTGGAACAGGTCAGCGCGGCAGCAGCGACCTCTGGCGGAACGGTGAACATCCTGCACCCCCTGGAGCTGGTGCGTCAGATCAGGCAGATCGCACAAAACAACCTGGTGGCCACGGACGTGCGCGTCACACTCATGGTGCACCCCGCACTAGTGGTGGAGCGGAACGACCAGGAAAGGAACGATGGCGAG GTGTCTCATCGGATTGAAGTGGACGTAGGGAACGCCACCAAGTCAACTGACATGACCTTCACCATCCGCCAGAGGGCGTCCAATATTGAcccaaacatggcggccttccCAGCGCAGGCGCAGATTAACTTTACTCGTAAAGATGGTGCCAGGTGTCTAAGGATCATCACCATGGAAACAAAGGCAACCCAAAACAGAGAAGAGATGGAAAAG AATCTGAACGTCGCAGTGACCGGTCTTGCTGCTGTCCAGAGAACATCCGCTCTTGCCGAGGGAGGCAAAAACGACCACGCCAAGACACACCT CCTCTTACCTTGGAGTCGAATGGCCACAAATTCTCGGGAATGGGCCCAATCAGCACCTGGCAGTGAGAAATATGCACGACGTCGTGTAGCACAAGCTAATGGCCAAATATCTAGATAA
- the LOC136424737 gene encoding cdc42 homolog has translation MGSMANVETLKCVVVGDGAVGKTCLLMCYATGQFPTVYVPTVFDNYAVNIVVGGTPYNLGLFDTAGQEDYDRLRPLAYPMTSVFLVCYSVMNPTSFANVREKWIPELRHYQPDAPIVLVGTQIDRRDDSRTLEELQQNGQRPVTAAQGQKLAKETGAESYAECSALTQQGVKNVFDEAILATLFAPKKKKRSGRRRRCTLF, from the exons ATGGGAAGTATGGCGAACGTTGAGACGTTAAAGTGCGTGGTTGTAGGGGACGGGGCGGTGGGGAAGACGTGCCTACTGATGTGCTATGCAACCGGGCAGTTCCCGACAGTCTACGTCCCTACAGTCTTCGACAACTACGCAG TAAACATCGTGGTGGGCGGCACACCGTACAACCTGGGGCTGTTCGACACGGCTGGACAG GAAGATTATGACCGTTTACGGCCGCTGGCGTACcctatgacgtcagtgttcctGGTGTGTTACTCGGTGATGAACCCGACGTCCTTTGCGAACGTGCGGGAGAAATGGATCCCCGAGTTACGTCACTACCAGCCGGACGCGCCCATTGTCCTGGTAGGAACTCAG ATTGACCGACGCGACGACTCGCGGACTTTGGaagaactgcagcagaacggCCAGCGCCCTGTCACCGCTGCCCAGGGCCAGAAGCTGGCTAAGGAGACAGGCGCGGAGTCGTACGCCGAGTGCTCGGCACTCACACAGCAGGGCGTCAAGAACGTCTTCGACGAGGCCATCCTCGCCACTCTGTTTGCTcctaagaaaaagaaaaggagcGGGCGTCGCAGGAGATGCACCCTTTTCTAG
- the LOC136424486 gene encoding mediator of RNA polymerase II transcription subunit 30-like, protein MNPKDRLPAPHPHPQQTFSGTAGKEVNTASLCRIGQETVQEIVSKTQEVFGLLKTWQLPNGVNPNIQVHQERQTKLQDLVRQMEVLFRKLRLIYEKCHESTAGLQHSNIEALVPYVEHLEGKHDDSESDSVRYVNEERREVVEKVKQKNQQLKVLMDQLRELIWDVNAMMVANSARSAVR, encoded by the exons ATGAACCCAAAGGACCGACTcccagccccccacccccacccccagcaGACATTCAGTGGGACCGCGGGGAAGGAGGTCAACACTGCGTCGCTCTGTCGTATCGGACAGGAAACGGTACAAGAGATCGTCTCCAAGACTCAGGAAGTCTTCGGGCTCCTCAAGACGTGGCAG CTTCCAAATGGAGTCAACCCCAACATCCAAGTGCACCAGGAGAGACAGACTAAACTCCaggacctagtcagacagatggAG GTTTTGTTCAGAAAGCTGAGGTTGATCTATGAGAAATGTCACGAAAGCACAGCAGGACTCCAGCACTCTAATATTGAG GCCCTGGTGCCGTACGTGGAACACCTGGAGGGGAAACACGATGACTCGGAGAGCGACTCTGTCCGATATGTAAATGAGGAGAGAAGAGAAGTGGTGGAG aAGGTTAAGCAGAAGAACCAACAGCTGAAGGTCCTGATGGACCAGCTAAGGGAACTGATCTGGGATGTGAACGCCATGATGGTGGCCAACAGTGCACGCTCTGCTGTCAGATAG